A single genomic interval of Amblyomma americanum isolate KBUSLIRL-KWMA chromosome 11, ASM5285725v1, whole genome shotgun sequence harbors:
- the Mettl2 gene encoding methyltransferase-like protein: MSESDKRPQFGQRYLDDDSRVFEHNAWDDVCWTEEQLKAAQQKVDENSVCKVEPALKDQYEAEAAQYWDKFYGIHSNRFFKDRHWLFVEFPELLPGNTTAKDTPKDDSGEDYPGKGASLRILEIGCGVGNTVFPILEVNRDPGLFVYGCDFSSTAISVLKEHKDYDEKRCHAFVCDVAKEWDVPFPEQSLDFVMLIFVLSAISPDRMQHVIDSVARYLRPGGKVIFRDYGRYDMAQLRFKNGRCIEDNFYVRGDGTRVYFFMQDELTKMFTKSGFVEEQNHLDRRLQVNRGRLLCMYRVWIQARFRKEVTT; the protein is encoded by the exons GGATGATGTGTGCTGGACTGAAGAGCAGCTTAAAGCAGCCCAACAAAAAGTCGACGAGAACTCTGTCTGCAAAGTGGAACCCGCCCTGAAAG ACCAGTATGAAGCTGAAGCAGCTCAGTACTGGGACAAGTTTTATGGAATCCACAGCAACCGCTTCTTCAAGGACCGGCATTGGCTCTTTGTTGAGTTTCCAGAGCTCCTTCCTGGGAACACCACTGCAAAGGACACGCCAAAGGATGACAGTGGGGAGGATTACCCAGGAAAGGGAGCCTCACTAAGGATTCTTGAG ATTGGGTGCGGTGTTGGAAATACAGTATTCCCCATTCTGGAAGTGAACAG GGATCCTGGACTGTTTGTGTATGGCTGTGACTTCTCATCAACAGCCATCTCTGTCTTGAAG GAGCACAAGGACTATGATGAGAAGCGGTGCCACGCTTTCGTCTGTGATGTGGCGAAAGAGTGGGACGTCCCATTCCCCGAGCAAAGCTTGGACTTTGTGATGCTCATTTTTGTTCTCAGCGCCATCAGCCCCGACCG gATGCAGCATGTCATAGACTCTGTGGCCCGGTACCTCAGGCCAGGAGGAAAGGTGATCTTCAGGGACTACGGTCGCTACGACATGGCACAGCTCAGGTTCAAGAATGGCCGCTGCATCGAGGACAACTTCTATGTCCGGGGAGATGGGACCAGGGTGTACTTCTTCATGCAAG ATGAGCTGACGAAGATGTTCACAAAGAGTGGCTTTGTAGAGGAGCAGAACCACTTGGACAGAAGGCTGCAGGTCAACCGGGGGAGGCTGCTATGCATGTACAGGGTGTGGATACAGGCGCGATTCAGAAAGGAGGTGACCAC